DNA from Drosophila suzukii chromosome 2R, CBGP_Dsuzu_IsoJpt1.0, whole genome shotgun sequence:
TGGGCATAAGTGGACTGGATCTCTGCACCGAGGATTGCAGCTGGAAGGAGTCACTGGACATTGATCTTTATCCCTGGGATGCAGGCACCGATAGTGGCATTTCCTACATGGTAACGTTTAAATGAAATACTTCTATACATTTCAAACATTTAATGGATCTTTTACGTCAGTCACCCAACTCGGAGACACAGCCGCCGGAGCGAATGTACCGCATCACCACCATGTATCCAGAGGATCCAAGGTCACCCTTTTACAATCCCCAGAGCCGCCAGATGACTCCCCTGGCCAAGTTGTACCTGCGACGTGAGAAGATTGTCTCCCGAAACTGCGATGATGAGTTCCTGCAGGCCCTTCAGTTGGAGGTGTCCGATGATGCCGAGGAGCAGGACACCAGAGGTGGGTTGGGATAACTTATAAAGTGTATCCCTGGATGAATGAAAAGTGTGCGACACCTTTAAAGTTTCGAATCATTTTCATTCACAGTATGACTCGAATGATTCAAAAGATATAAGATAGTGTAAATCATAATTTATAGTTTAAAATTTGCGATATCCTGTTCTGAAGAATTCGCAGTTTTATGCCTTGTTACCATGTACCATTCGcatctaaagaattcgcgcCTCAAATATAAATGAAACAACGAATTCTTCAGGGGAACATGGCCtaaaattttcttataataaACAATGTTATCCTTTTCCAGCCGAATGCCGGGTGAGTGACTACTCCGCCTGGAGTCCCTGTTCCGTGAGCTGCGGTAAGGGAATCCGCATGCGCAGCCGGCAGTACTTGTATCCCGCTGCAGCGGATAAGAGCAAGTGCGTCCGCCAACTGGTGTCCAAGGAGATGTGCGTGGCCTCCATACCCGAGTGCCCTAGTGGTGGTGGCTCATCCCAGCCAAGAGATCGCGACGACGACGAGGGCGAGAACCTGGCCAACTCGCAGTCCCTGGTGGGCGACAATGGCGAGGGAGCCGGCATATGCAAGACGTCGCCGTGGAGCGTGTGGTCCGAGTGCTCGGCCAGCTGCGGCATCGGGATCACCATGCGGACGCGCACCTTTGTCAACCACTTGGGACGCAAGCGATGCCCCCACATCACCGTGGTGGAGAAGAACAAGTGCATGCGGCCGGAGTGCAAGTTCGAGGAGGTGGAGCTGCCGGATCCGAACTGCCCCACCACACAATGGAGCGACTGGAGTCCCTGCACCTCGACCTGTGGCCGCGGAGTGACCATCCGCACACGTGTGGTTCTGCTGGAGGACGGAGCCGATAAGGACAGCTGCACGCGACGCCTGGAGCTGCACCAGCAGAGGGAGTGCGTCAATCCCACGGACTGCCACATCAACGCGGAGCAGGCCAAGACCATCTGCGTCCAGCCTCCAGATGTGGGTCCATGCAGGGGCACCTACATGCGATATGCCTACGATCCGCAGAGCGAGCGCTGTAGCGCCTTCACCTACGGAGGATGTCGTGGCAACCGGAACAACTTCCTCACGGAGAACGACTGCCTAAACACCTGCAATGCGGTCAGATTGGGGTATTCACCAAAAACTGAGCAACCCAAGGGGTGCGTTCTGTCAGATTGGTCCCCCTGGTCCTCCTGCAGTGTTAGTTGTGGAGTCGGGTCCTCCGAAAGCCGTCGCCACGTGGTCAGCGAGCCCCAGAATGGCGGACAGCCGTGCTCCAAGCGCCTGACCAAGTCGCGTCCCTGCTCCATGCCGGCTTGCTAGGCAGGAATCAGATCCTTTTTATCCTCTGTTTATCACTTCTTAAAAATGAAACTCCTAAATCTTAAaggacattttttaaaataaagtttttatcACAATATGTTTTTTTAACCACCAATTTTCAGACACCAGGCGAACATAAACGTTTAGCAGGTGTAGAATCAATCAGCTGATCAGTTTAATCAGAGCTCACTTGGAGATGACCTCGTGACTGCTAACTTTTGGAACGGCCTATGCAAATGCATAGGACTTCACTTTTATTTCGTGCATATCGTGACAAGCTCGTGACACGGCCATAGTTGCTCATCTCTAGTCTGCACTTTGTTCTTAACTTACGGTTGTTTCCAATGTTGATAGATTCCTATTGGTCAGTAGGGGAAGGGGAAATATGGAAAGGGCCGCCATTTTGAAAATGAACCGTTATTTGAGTTCAAATTAAGCTACCTGCTTTCACTTGCTAAGTTTTCTGTTTGCCTGGTGTCTGAGAGCCATAAATCCAACATTTTGACTGAACAAATGTTACGAAtccttttaatttattaaagtaaattggcgatttttaaatttcaaacaCCAGGTGAACAGGAAAATTCATAGGTGGCCAACGATTAGTTTTTAAGGCCTATCTAGAGGTGTGCCATTTCAAAATATGTGGAGGCCTTGTTGCCGATCAAGCGATTGCCCATCTCTAGTCTGCTTATACTAAACTAACGGTTGCCTTCCAGTAGGTAAATGTTAGCGCCCAGCAGACACCTGCTACGGATTATGATGCCCTGGTGTCAAAGAGCAAGAAATTAGCCGTTCAACCCGCAAGTGCAGATCAATTTCGTCAGGAAAATTAGACCATTTTAAATTCCTAAGGCGCCTAGATGTAGGCATAAAATATGTTCATGTTtctttttgcaaaaaatggtaAAAAATTAGAGCTTGCTGTTTTTAATTCCAATCGATAGGGAATTTAATAACGGTGTATGCCATTCCTTATTCTAATATTATTTCGCGCAATGGTCTTCAAAGTTCCTAGTTTCTTGGCTGAAGTATaagattttgaattttttttatattcttgatcaggttcactagccgagtcgatctagccatgtccgtatgaacgctgtgatctcggaaactataagagctgcaatactgggattaggcatgcagattctagagattccaGCACAGCGCAGGTTTGCTTCGTCAGTGTGCCATGCCTACTCCAACCCCCACAAActgcccaaacctgtggcgcccacaattgaaatgtgtttgtctcgtcaatacctatcgattgacccaaaaggagtttgccatgcccactctagcAGATATGAATTTGTTGTGAAATTCGCAGGAAATCTACAAATAAGTATACGTAAATTTCGCTAGCTACATTTTCTCTATAGAAGCAAATTTATAATTGATAAGACAGTGTAGAACTGGAATTCCCCTTTATTGTTCCCGTATCGGTATAACTGATACCCGTAGCGTTTGCCATAGTTCAGTCACAAAGAAAGCAACAAGTTGTGAAGTCAAATTAAAGTTCTTCCTTAatttaaataacaaaaatggGATCTTCCTTGCAAAAACAGAGGTAAAAGTGTTAAAGATTTGAAGTTTTATATACATTTTCGACAAATGATTTATATCGTTTTCGAGAACGTTCTTCATTAGTTACTATGAGTTTTAAGAACATTCGTTTTAGTTCGATGCTTAGTAATAACAAAATACCTATCTGAAAATCGTCAATAGTCataagaaataaaatgtcCTTTTATATAAAAAGTGCTTATGAATACAAAGCTATTTACACCACTGAAAGATATTACTTAGGATAGTTAAATATATACTCAGATTAGACCACGCAGTAACGCATCAGGTACTGGCGGGCCTTCCATTTGTTCCCATGGGCTCGGTATATGAGGTGAAGGTTGAAGGCCACCTCGTGCTGCAGACCCAGAGTGGACTCGTGCTCTGCAATCAGCGGATGAAGAGGCACGGCCAGAGCCCTTTCATAGTACTCCACAGCCAGGTGCAGGATGTTGGCCTGGTGGTAGATACGTCCGATGTTGTAGAAGATCTCCTGCTGGGCGGCGCAGTCCCCGAACTCATGGCCCGCGGATCGTAGCTCCTTGTAGCGCTGGGCAAAGGCCACGGCCTGGGCCACAGAGGCCGACTTGCGGAGCACCTTTTTCTGCAGCGACAGTTGGTTAAAGGCCACGGCTATGCAGAGGGCCACCAGTGCATCGGGATTCTCGCGCAGAATGGGCATGTAGATGTTCAGGGCGTACTTAAAGGAGGCGCAGTTCAGGTGATAGTGGCCCTGGAAGATTCGCATCGGTTTGGTATCCACCGGATGGCGTTGCATCAGGCGGCGCATGTAGCGATAGTAGCGAACCTCGTCTCCCTTTTGAATCATCAGCGATAGCATGTTCCACAAAGTAGTCTGGCTGGGCTGTTTGGCGATAAGCTCGCGCAGATACGAAAACGCTATGGCACAGTCATCGTTGTAATAGCAGGTCAGCACCATAATCCTCTCGATCTCGTGGTGGTAGTATGTAAATCTTTTTGTGGTCACCATGGCAAAGCAGATCTTCTCGGCGGCGCTGTGCATGCCATGCTTAAAGGCCGTACGCACCAGCTCCTGGAAGAGGTTAAACTCATCCTTGACGGTCAGATCGGAGGTCTCACTGGCGGCATTCTTGGCGGGATCCTTTAAGGAAATGTGTCAAGTTGGTTTTATTACTCCCTTGAGCCCTACTCACCTGCAGATCCTGCTCCGCGGAGTTATCTACCGCCTTGCTGCGCATCTGGATGATGGTTTTGAGGCTCTCAGAATTGTAGGCACTGCCTCCATTTGCGGCCGCCATCATCTCCTCGCGGTTGTACAGCTTGATTGAGTGCCGGCTGAGCAGGGCATAGCCCACGTCCAGGAACTCCTCGATTCTTCCGATCTGCTGCAGCATCACACACCTCTCGTACAATAGGCGGGCAATCAGAGGCTGGCCCTCGGCTTCGCCCGGCTGCTCCAGTGCCTGAACGGCCTCCTCGTGTCTGCCCTGCTGCTTCAGCAGTGCGGAGAGGGTGAACCGTGCGTCGTAGCAGAAGGGCGCCAGTTGCACTACCTTCTCGTAGCTCTGGATGGCCTCGTTGGTGCGGTTTAACTGGCGGAGGCACTCGGCCTGCCGCAGCCACACAAAGGCAGGGCACTCGACGGTGTCGCCATCGGTGATTGGACTCATCAGCGCAATGGCCTCGGCGTACTTGTGCTCCTGCATCAGAGCCTCCGTGATGTCCATGTACAGCTCCACTCTGTCCGCCGTCAGAGTGATGTGCTCCTGTACATTCTGGATGATGTAGCCCAAAAGGTGGTGGGCCCGCATGTGGATAAGGCTCACGCACAGCTTCGCCCGTAACTCGGGCACATAGTCATCCGGGATCTCGCAGAAGTAAATCAGTTCCAGACTCTCCTCCTGGTCGTTCTCCAGCTCAAAGTTGGTGCGCTCCCGCAGGCAGCGCAAAACCTTGGCATACTGCTTGTTCAGGATCAGCAGTTCCAGGTAGATGTTAATGTCCTCCAGCGTGAAGCGCCCTCCGCAAACGCTGTACGCCCCCTCCATGGCCTCCAGGGCCAGTGTGTGCTTCTCGAGGACATGGAAGTAGCGGGCCACGTTCTTGGCTGTGTTCAGACACATCTTCCACTCGTCTGGCGGCATCAGGGGCAGCATCTTCAAGTACGTAAACATCGAAGCGTTGGTCTCGCCCATTTTCTGCAGCAACTGCGCTTTTCGCAGCCGCAGTTGATACACCTTGGGCAGCATCTTGATGGCCTTCGTGTAGATGAGGCGGGCACGGGCCAGGTTGCCCTGCTGCACGAGGAGGTCGGAGACCCGTATCCACATGTCCCGATCCTGGGGATTCAAGTGGGCGGCCAGCGTTGAGAAGTTAAGGAACTTGACCTCGTCGCGGTTCTCATAGATCTCGGCCAGGGTGTAAAAGGGTTCGCTGGCCAGCGGATTCTGCCGGATGATCTCCATGCAGATGCGCTCGGCGGTTTCAAAGCGTCCATAAACGAAGCTCAGGTTGGCCTCGCCCATCAGTCCCTGCAGAGCGGTGCTCAGCTGACTCTTCCGGAAGCCACCGCCGCCGGAACGACCACTTCCCGAGGACTGCTCTTGCGGTGCCTTAGCTTGAGCTGAAGTGCTGGGCTGCTCCACGCTGGTGGAGGCCGGTGCTGTTTCCAGaggctcctcctcctcctcgtcgcTGGCCTCCAGCTTGGTGCAAAAGTCGGGGAACTCCAGGCACTGGACGCCCTGCACATAGCGCTTGATTAGAGCTCCTtcctcctcttcctcctcAAAGCTCCTGCGCTCGCCATCGGCGTCGCAGTCGATTATGTCCACCACGCGCAGCGGCTCCGTTTCCTGGAACTGCTCCAGCTCGTTCTCCGGCACGTCGTTGCTGTCTATTTCCTCGATCAGGACCTcatttgagtccgaatcttcCATTTCTTCACCACCTGATATCGATTTCTTTTTGTAAACAAACCTTTGAATTAGAGATGGCCCAAAAGTAGTGTTGCAAGCTGTTTTCACCTGGACAATGCTGCCCAGCAGGTTAACTATCGATATACAAATCGATCGTTACAGATCGATTTTCGATGCTAAGCGCGCAAGCTTAAACACGATTGGTCCTTCACTAGCCAAACCAACGGAACTTTAAATCTTTTTGTTGTTTTCCCCGAAAAGCTGCGCGGCTCTCTTCATTTTTGTTTCAATTTATGTGATTTAAAGCGAATAAACTACTTTTAGCAACATAACAATGCACGGACCAGAGAATTTGGAGCTGGTAAGTGGTTTTGGCTAGCTATAAGTTACTA
Protein-coding regions in this window:
- the LOC108010235 gene encoding general transcription factor 3C polypeptide 3 — protein: MEDSDSNEVLIEEIDSNDVPENELEQFQETEPLRVVDIIDCDADGERRSFEEEEEEGALIKRYVQGVQCLEFPDFCTKLEASDEEEEEPLETAPASTSVEQPSTSAQAKAPQEQSSGSGRSGGGGFRKSQLSTALQGLMGEANLSFVYGRFETAERICMEIIRQNPLASEPFYTLAEIYENRDEVKFLNFSTLAAHLNPQDRDMWIRVSDLLVQQGNLARARLIYTKAIKMLPKVYQLRLRKAQLLQKMGETNASMFTYLKMLPLMPPDEWKMCLNTAKNVARYFHVLEKHTLALEAMEGAYSVCGGRFTLEDINIYLELLILNKQYAKVLRCLRERTNFELENDQEESLELIYFCEIPDDYVPELRAKLCVSLIHMRAHHLLGYIIQNVQEHITLTADRVELYMDITEALMQEHKYAEAIALMSPITDGDTVECPAFVWLRQAECLRQLNRTNEAIQSYEKVVQLAPFCYDARFTLSALLKQQGRHEEAVQALEQPGEAEGQPLIARLLYERCVMLQQIGRIEEFLDVGYALLSRHSIKLYNREEMMAAANGGSAYNSESLKTIIQMRSKAVDNSAEQDLQDPAKNAASETSDLTVKDEFNLFQELVRTAFKHGMHSAAEKICFAMVTTKRFTYYHHEIERIMVLTCYYNDDCAIAFSYLRELIAKQPSQTTLWNMLSLMIQKGDEVRYYRYMRRLMQRHPVDTKPMRIFQGHYHLNCASFKYALNIYMPILRENPDALVALCIAVAFNQLSLQKKVLRKSASVAQAVAFAQRYKELRSAGHEFGDCAAQQEIFYNIGRIYHQANILHLAVEYYERALAVPLHPLIAEHESTLGLQHEVAFNLHLIYRAHGNKWKARQYLMRYCVV
- the fat-spondin gene encoding spondin-1, which translates into the protein MGQSLPLLIRLVVVVWLTISTVTACPRAPTHLNHGRRTRGDNGYKLIVADGPNGYVPGKTYNLLLLGSRTHTKIQHFTHFTIAAEAHTGARRPQAASPRRVGRFQLFSDSLTQFNDRCVNTVSEADDLPKTEVQVMWVAPEAGSGCVSLSAMVYEGPRAWFADDGSLSTVICERKPDAVAAQKECCACDEAKYSFVFEGIWSNETHPKDYPFAIWLTHFSDVIGASHESNFSFWGENHIATAGFRSLAEWGSPTALETELRGNGPKLRTLIKAAGLWYPHVNQNTSAKFRVDRKHPKVSLASMFGPSPDWVVGISGLDLCTEDCSWKESLDIDLYPWDAGTDSGISYMSPNSETQPPERMYRITTMYPEDPRSPFYNPQSRQMTPLAKLYLRREKIVSRNCDDEFLQALQLEVSDDAEEQDTRAECRVSDYSAWSPCSVSCGKGIRMRSRQYLYPAAADKSKCVRQLVSKEMCVASIPECPSGGGSSQPRDRDDDEGENLANSQSLVGDNGEGAGICKTSPWSVWSECSASCGIGITMRTRTFVNHLGRKRCPHITVVEKNKCMRPECKFEEVELPDPNCPTTQWSDWSPCTSTCGRGVTIRTRVVLLEDGADKDSCTRRLELHQQRECVNPTDCHINAEQAKTICVQPPDVGPCRGTYMRYAYDPQSERCSAFTYGGCRGNRNNFLTENDCLNTCNAVRLGYSPKTEQPKGCVLSDWSPWSSCSVSCGVGSSESRRHVVSEPQNGGQPCSKRLTKSRPCSMPAC